One Halobacterium zhouii genomic region harbors:
- a CDS encoding GNAT family N-acetyltransferase, translated as MSYEVREELPTPERFVALRDAAGMASRSEDGVARGLPNSVYGVTVVETETDETVGMARIVGDGATVFHVCDMAVHPDHQRQGLGSRMMDAIVAYLDEHAPPGAYVNLMADVDGFYEQWGFEETRPASKGMFYRVE; from the coding sequence ATGAGCTACGAGGTTCGCGAGGAACTCCCGACGCCCGAGCGGTTCGTCGCACTCCGCGACGCCGCCGGCATGGCGTCGCGGTCCGAGGACGGCGTCGCACGCGGCCTGCCGAACTCCGTCTACGGCGTCACAGTTGTCGAAACCGAGACCGACGAGACGGTCGGGATGGCGCGCATCGTCGGGGATGGCGCGACCGTCTTCCACGTCTGTGACATGGCCGTCCACCCCGACCACCAGCGGCAGGGCCTCGGCTCCAGGATGATGGACGCCATCGTGGCGTATCTCGACGAGCACGCACCGCCTGGCGCGTACGTGAACCTGATGGCGGACGTCGACGGCTTCTACGAACAGTGGGGCTTCGAGGAGACGCGCCCCGCCTCGAAGGGAATGTTCTACCGCGTGGAATGA
- the nreA gene encoding DNA repair protein NreA: protein MRLDDYIEGLRPDEDAERRRLADEKSYEILDYIDDVEAGVESAVQGDTLYGTTAPSVFVGRSSYPNVSAGILSPVAGDADPEEFATSGEWYQQGLGIDNVLQYRTGLLNSRRAASVNVEDVWDGFVGVQREVAIADRPVDVEIGLSDTPEFDREQYTNPAANAPSGPNASAESADLAENPHVPRYVEKTLEDDDWAAQGAMTYLYRRGLDVYDINRVLSVGALGQSEGRRLVPTRWSITAVDDTVGQYLRGSIRDNPSVNRVTVHVNEYMGNRYWVVLAPGNWEFELVEMKAPGSIWNPDPHGDIWMGSAYEGFEGRSGYVDETAGAYYASRLGALEHLEDIGRQAKCLVLREVSDDYWAPVGVWQVRESVRNAFDSEPGEAETFHGAVSEVADHLPVSTGALRRKSTMVAGVQSDLSSFT, encoded by the coding sequence GTGCGCCTCGACGATTACATCGAGGGACTGCGACCGGACGAGGACGCCGAGCGGCGGCGCCTCGCCGACGAGAAGTCCTACGAGATTCTGGACTACATCGACGACGTCGAGGCAGGCGTCGAGTCCGCCGTCCAGGGTGACACGCTGTACGGTACGACCGCCCCCTCCGTATTCGTCGGGCGGTCGTCGTACCCGAACGTCTCCGCGGGCATCCTCTCGCCGGTCGCTGGCGACGCCGACCCCGAGGAGTTCGCGACGTCCGGCGAGTGGTACCAGCAGGGTCTCGGCATCGACAACGTCCTCCAGTACCGGACCGGCCTGCTGAACTCCCGGCGCGCCGCGAGCGTGAACGTCGAGGACGTCTGGGACGGCTTCGTCGGCGTCCAGCGGGAGGTCGCCATCGCTGACCGCCCAGTGGACGTGGAGATCGGGCTTTCCGATACCCCGGAGTTCGACCGGGAGCAGTACACCAACCCGGCGGCGAACGCGCCCTCCGGGCCGAACGCGAGCGCCGAATCCGCGGACCTCGCGGAGAACCCACACGTCCCGCGTTACGTCGAGAAGACCCTGGAGGACGACGACTGGGCCGCCCAGGGCGCGATGACGTATCTCTACCGGCGCGGCCTCGACGTCTACGACATCAACCGCGTCCTTTCGGTCGGCGCACTCGGCCAATCCGAGGGCCGCCGACTCGTGCCCACGCGGTGGTCTATCACCGCCGTCGACGACACCGTCGGCCAGTACCTCCGCGGAAGCATCCGGGACAACCCGAGCGTGAACCGCGTCACCGTCCACGTCAACGAGTACATGGGGAACCGCTACTGGGTCGTGCTCGCGCCCGGCAACTGGGAGTTCGAACTCGTGGAGATGAAGGCCCCGGGCAGCATCTGGAACCCCGACCCCCACGGCGACATCTGGATGGGGTCGGCCTACGAGGGCTTCGAGGGAAGGTCGGGATACGTCGACGAGACTGCGGGCGCGTACTACGCCTCCCGTCTCGGCGCGCTCGAACACCTGGAGGACATCGGACGCCAGGCGAAGTGTCTGGTGCTACGCGAAGTGTCGGACGACTACTGGGCGCCCGTCGGCGTCTGGCAGGTCCGTGAGAGCGTGCGCAACGCCTTCGACAGCGAACCCGGCGAGGCTGAGACCTTCCACGGCGCGGTGAGCGAGGTGGCCGACCACCTCCCCGTCTCGACGGGGGCGCTCCGCCGGAAATCCACGATGGTCGCCGGAGTGCAGTCCGACCTCTCGTCGTTCACCTAG
- the gatB gene encoding Asp-tRNA(Asn)/Glu-tRNA(Gln) amidotransferase subunit GatB: MTAQAATQDLAAVIGLEVHVQLETDTKIFCGCSTDTADAEPNTHTCPVCLGLPGALPVLNEGAVEAAVKLGKAIDADIPERTRFHRKNYFYPDLPKGFQITQYDAPICQDGSLDVEVADERRTIDIERAHLEEDPGSMQHAGGSIDTADYTLVDYNRAGTPLMEIVTRPDFRSADEVRSFLAKLTEVLEYLGVFDAERDGSLRVDANISMVDASEMDDDGDLTEEQLAAANRTEVKNISSHKGAQKALSYEVTRQRNQLKRGREVEQETRHWDEARGVTVSMRSKAEEKDYRYFREADIPPLEVSDWKEEIPIPELPDARRERFRESYGLGEEAASKLTSRKAVADLFEELAEEYDPDLAATWVADNLLGELNYRGMEVAVVEERIDEFARLVELVATDEITSKNAEEVVLRRMLDDTESPDDVVEAEGLGKTSGDEVAEAVADAIEENPDAVEDYHTGEGGALNFLVGQVMQKTGGSADPGQVNELLQERLES; the protein is encoded by the coding sequence ATGACCGCGCAGGCCGCCACGCAGGACCTCGCCGCCGTCATCGGGCTGGAGGTCCACGTGCAACTCGAAACGGACACCAAGATCTTCTGCGGGTGTTCGACGGACACCGCGGACGCGGAGCCGAACACGCACACGTGTCCCGTCTGTCTCGGGCTTCCGGGCGCGCTGCCGGTGCTCAACGAGGGCGCCGTGGAGGCCGCCGTGAAACTGGGGAAGGCCATCGACGCCGACATCCCGGAGCGCACGCGCTTCCACCGGAAGAACTACTTCTACCCCGACCTGCCGAAGGGCTTCCAGATCACGCAGTACGACGCGCCGATCTGCCAGGATGGTAGTCTGGACGTCGAGGTCGCGGACGAGCGCCGCACCATCGACATCGAGCGCGCGCACTTAGAGGAGGATCCGGGGAGCATGCAACACGCCGGCGGGAGCATCGACACCGCGGACTACACGCTCGTGGACTACAACCGCGCGGGCACGCCGCTGATGGAGATTGTGACGCGTCCGGACTTCCGGAGCGCCGACGAGGTGCGGTCGTTCCTCGCGAAGCTCACAGAGGTCCTGGAGTACCTCGGCGTCTTCGACGCGGAACGCGACGGCAGCCTGCGCGTCGACGCGAACATCTCGATGGTCGACGCCAGCGAGATGGACGACGACGGTGACCTCACCGAGGAGCAACTCGCGGCCGCGAACCGCACCGAGGTGAAGAACATCTCGAGCCACAAGGGCGCACAGAAGGCGCTGTCCTACGAGGTCACGCGCCAGCGCAACCAGCTCAAGCGCGGCCGCGAGGTCGAACAGGAGACCCGCCACTGGGACGAGGCACGGGGCGTCACCGTCTCGATGCGTTCGAAGGCCGAGGAGAAGGACTACCGCTACTTCCGGGAGGCCGACATCCCGCCCCTCGAGGTCTCCGACTGGAAAGAAGAGATTCCGATTCCGGAGCTCCCGGACGCGCGCCGCGAGCGCTTCCGCGAGTCGTACGGACTCGGCGAGGAGGCCGCGTCGAAACTCACGTCCCGGAAGGCGGTCGCGGACCTCTTCGAGGAACTCGCAGAGGAGTACGACCCCGACCTCGCGGCGACGTGGGTGGCGGACAACCTGCTCGGCGAACTCAACTACCGCGGCATGGAGGTCGCGGTCGTGGAGGAACGCATCGACGAGTTCGCGCGCCTCGTGGAACTCGTCGCGACCGACGAGATCACGTCGAAGAACGCCGAGGAGGTCGTGCTCCGCCGGATGCTCGACGACACCGAGTCGCCGGACGACGTCGTCGAGGCGGAGGGTCTGGGGAAGACCAGCGGCGACGAGGTGGCCGAGGCGGTCGCGGACGCCATCGAGGAGAACCCGGACGCGGTGGAGGACTACCACACTGGCGAGGGAGGCGCGCTGAACTTCCTGGTCGGCCAGGTGATGCAGAAGACGGGCGGCAGCGCAGACCCCGGCCAGGTGAACGAACTGCTCCAGGAGCGACTCGAGTCGTAG
- a CDS encoding DNA topoisomerase I — protein MELIVTEKNNAARRIADILSEGGASTDTTAGVNVYEWGGRRCIGLSGHVVGVDFPPEYSDWRDVEPAELVHADVVKEPTQEDIVNALQRLAREADSVVIATDYDREGELIGKEAYELVRDVNEDVPVQRVRFSSITENEVRSAFADPDDIDFDLAAAGEARQIIDLMWGAALTRFLSLSAKQMGNDFISVGRVQSPTLKLIVDKEREIEAFDPDDYWELFADLEKDSTEFEAQYFYEDEDGNEAERVWNEADAEAAFETLREAGEAVVQSVSRRTRSDDPPAPFNTTQFIRAAGSLGYSAGRAMSIAEDLYTAGYITYPRTDNTVYPDDLDERELLDEFVGTVFGDDAESLLETDDLTPTRGDEETTDHPPIHPTADFPNRNNLSEDEWEVYELVVRRFFATLADEAVWEHLRVVADADGESLKSNGKRLLEEGYHAVYPYFNSSENHVPDVEEGEALAIADTRFEAKQTQPPRRYGQSRLIETMEDMGIGTKSTRHNTIEKLYDRGYIENDPPRPTTLAKAVVEAAEEYADLVVSEEMTGELEADMTAIAEGETSLEEVTGESREILDRVFDELTESREELGEHLRTSLKADKTLGPCPECGDTLLVRRSRTGSYFVGCDGYPECRFTLPLPSTGEPLVLDDEECEEHDLHEVKMLAGRNTFVHGCPLCAAEEAEESEDRVIGDCPECGEEHGGDLAIKQLQTGSRLVGCTRYPDCEYSLPLPRRGDIEVTDVYCNEHDLPELVVRDGEDDDDPWELGCPICNYQEYQERQRQKGLEVLDGIGPKTAEKLEEAGIDDVGALASADADQVAESVSGVSADSVREWQAKAD, from the coding sequence GTGGAACTCATCGTCACAGAGAAGAACAACGCGGCGCGACGGATCGCCGACATCCTCTCCGAGGGAGGGGCGTCGACAGACACGACGGCGGGCGTAAACGTCTACGAGTGGGGTGGCCGGCGCTGCATCGGCCTCTCCGGTCACGTCGTCGGCGTCGACTTCCCGCCGGAGTACTCCGACTGGCGCGACGTCGAACCGGCGGAACTCGTCCACGCGGACGTCGTCAAGGAACCGACCCAGGAGGACATCGTGAACGCGCTCCAGCGCCTCGCGCGGGAGGCCGACAGCGTCGTCATCGCGACTGACTACGACCGCGAGGGCGAACTCATCGGGAAGGAGGCGTACGAACTCGTCCGGGACGTCAACGAGGACGTGCCCGTCCAGCGCGTGCGCTTTTCCTCCATCACGGAGAACGAGGTGCGGTCGGCGTTCGCGGACCCGGACGACATCGACTTCGACCTCGCCGCCGCCGGCGAAGCCCGACAGATCATCGACCTGATGTGGGGCGCGGCGCTCACGCGATTCCTCTCGCTGTCCGCCAAGCAGATGGGCAACGACTTCATCTCGGTGGGCCGGGTGCAGTCCCCGACGCTCAAACTCATCGTGGACAAGGAACGCGAAATCGAGGCGTTCGATCCGGACGACTACTGGGAGCTGTTCGCGGACCTCGAGAAGGATAGTACGGAGTTCGAGGCCCAGTACTTCTACGAGGACGAGGACGGGAACGAGGCCGAGCGCGTCTGGAACGAGGCCGACGCCGAGGCCGCCTTCGAGACGCTCCGCGAGGCCGGCGAAGCGGTCGTGCAGTCCGTCTCGCGTCGCACCCGCTCGGACGACCCGCCGGCGCCGTTCAACACCACGCAGTTCATCCGCGCCGCCGGCTCCCTGGGCTACTCCGCGGGCCGCGCGATGAGCATCGCGGAGGACCTCTACACCGCGGGCTACATCACGTACCCGCGCACCGACAACACCGTCTACCCGGACGACCTCGACGAGCGCGAACTGCTCGACGAGTTCGTCGGCACGGTGTTCGGCGACGACGCCGAGTCGCTGCTCGAGACCGACGATTTGACGCCGACTCGCGGTGACGAGGAGACGACCGACCACCCGCCGATTCACCCGACGGCGGACTTCCCGAACCGGAACAACCTCTCCGAGGACGAGTGGGAGGTGTACGAACTCGTCGTCCGGCGCTTTTTCGCCACGCTCGCAGACGAGGCGGTGTGGGAGCACCTTCGCGTCGTCGCGGACGCCGACGGCGAGTCCCTGAAATCCAACGGGAAGCGCCTCCTCGAGGAGGGGTATCACGCCGTCTACCCGTACTTCAACTCGAGCGAGAACCACGTCCCGGACGTCGAGGAGGGCGAGGCGCTCGCCATTGCGGACACCCGCTTCGAGGCCAAGCAGACCCAGCCACCCCGCCGGTACGGGCAGAGCCGGCTCATCGAGACGATGGAGGACATGGGCATCGGCACGAAGTCCACGCGGCACAACACCATCGAGAAGCTCTACGACCGCGGCTACATCGAGAACGATCCGCCGCGCCCGACGACGCTCGCGAAGGCGGTCGTGGAGGCCGCCGAGGAGTACGCCGACCTCGTCGTGAGCGAGGAGATGACGGGTGAACTGGAGGCCGACATGACCGCCATCGCGGAGGGCGAGACGTCACTGGAGGAGGTGACCGGGGAGTCCCGCGAGATCCTCGACCGCGTGTTCGACGAGCTGACCGAGTCCCGCGAGGAACTCGGCGAGCACCTCCGCACGTCGCTGAAGGCGGACAAGACCCTCGGGCCGTGTCCAGAGTGTGGCGACACGCTGCTCGTCCGACGGTCCCGCACCGGGTCGTACTTCGTGGGGTGTGACGGCTACCCCGAGTGCCGGTTCACGCTTCCGCTCCCGTCCACGGGCGAACCGCTCGTGCTCGACGACGAGGAATGCGAGGAACACGACCTCCATGAAGTGAAGATGCTCGCGGGCCGCAACACGTTCGTTCACGGCTGTCCGCTGTGCGCCGCAGAGGAGGCCGAGGAATCCGAAGACCGCGTCATCGGCGACTGTCCGGAGTGTGGCGAAGAACACGGTGGCGACCTCGCAATCAAACAGCTCCAGACCGGCTCCCGGCTGGTCGGCTGTACGCGCTATCCGGACTGCGAGTACTCGCTCCCGCTGCCGCGCCGCGGCGACATCGAGGTGACGGACGTGTACTGCAACGAGCACGACCTGCCCGAACTGGTCGTGCGGGACGGCGAGGACGACGACGACCCCTGGGAACTCGGCTGCCCCATCTGCAACTATCAGGAGTACCAGGAGCGACAGCGCCAGAAGGGCCTGGAGGTCCTGGACGGCATCGGCCCGAAGACCGCCGAGAAACTCGAGGAAGCGGGCATCGACGACGTCGGCGCTCTGGCGTCGGCGGACGCCGACCAGGTCGCGGAGTCCGTGTCGGGCGTGAGCGCGGACAGCGTCCGCGAGTGGCAGGCCAAGGCGGACTGA